The stretch of DNA CATGGCGCCCCGCGAAGCCCGCGACCCAACGCCCCCGACTGCGCTGGACGCGGGCGGGCTTCAGGACCCGGCCCTGCTGCGGCGCCTGCTGCGGGCGAAGGACCGCATGGATGCCGCGTCGCACGAAACCTGGCCCGTGGAGCGGCTGGCCGAGGTGAGCGGTGTGTCCGAAGCCCATTTCGCGCGCTCGTTCAAGCATGCCTTCGGCATCCCCCCGCACCGTTACCTGCTGACGCGGCGCATCGAGCAGGCGACCACGCTGCTGCGCGACACCGAACTG from bacterium encodes:
- a CDS encoding AraC family transcriptional regulator; translation: MAPREARDPTPPTALDAGGLQDPALLRRLLRAKDRMDAASHETWPVERLAEVSGVSEAHFARSFKHAFGIPPHRYLLTRRIEQATTLLRDTEL